Proteins encoded within one genomic window of Bemisia tabaci chromosome 2, PGI_BMITA_v3:
- the SsRbeta gene encoding translocon-associated protein subunit beta encodes MTLTFISTPAPKMNMKATVFAFLALFSVAYCNETDDPARLLIAKQILNRYLVEDMDILVKYFFQNIGGSAALQISLKDNSFPQELFTIAGGQLNVVLDRIPPFSNVTHVVVVRPKKYGMYNFTAAEVSYKSSESASSLQWAVTSEPGEGMVIPFKDFNKKFSPHLFDWFFFGLMSLPCVGLPFLLWYSSKSKYPIFGVNTKAAAKKPKAK; translated from the exons ATGACGCTAACATTTATTTCTACTCCAGCTCCCAA GATGAACATGAAGGCGACGGTGTTTGCTTTCTTAGCCCTGTTCTCAGTGGCCTACTGCAATGAAACAGATGATCCTGCACGACTACTCATAGCCAAGCAAATACTGAATAGGTACTTAGTGGAGGATATGGATATTTTAGTTAAG tactttttccaaaatattggtGGCAGTGCTGCATTACAAATCTCATTGAAAGACAACAGCTTTCCTCAGGAATTATTCACAATAGCTGGTGGACAGTTGAATGTAGTTCTTGATAGAATTCCACCCTTTTCAAATGTGACACATGTTGTTGTTGTTCGTCCGAAGAAATATGGAATGTACAATTTCACAGCTGCAGAAGTTTCCTACAAGTCATCAGAATCAGCATCATCT CTGCAATGGGCCGTCACCAGTGAGCCCGGAGAAGGCATGGTCATCCCATTCAAAGACTTCAATAAGAAATTCTCTCCACATTTG TTTGACTGGTTCTTCTTTGGATTAATGTCGCTTCCTTGTGTTGGTCTCCCATTCCTACTATGGTACTCCAGTAAATCCAAGTACCCGATTTTTGGTGTGAATACCAAAGCTGCAGCCAAAAAACCCAAAGCAAAGTAA